A window of the Hordeum vulgare subsp. vulgare chromosome 5H, MorexV3_pseudomolecules_assembly, whole genome shotgun sequence genome harbors these coding sequences:
- the LOC123397838 gene encoding ABC transporter G family member 41-like isoform X2 — MSKVEMDEEERGQDGIAAGDPEKKASAATASGRLQLPPSSSSLREALSSASSLSTRAQHHDEEVELKWAAIERLPTWDRLHTSLPLHASANADGARPLEPVDVRRLGAADRRELVHTLISDIHKDNLRLLRHQRRRMDRVGVRQPTVEVRWRNLRVDAECQVVDGKPLPTLLNSAVSTLSLLTTMLGFNRNQERIHILKDVTGILKPSRMTLLLGPPGCGKTTLLLALAGKLNKNLKVTGEIDYNGVKLQDFVPEKTAAYIGQYDLHVPEMTVRETLDFSARFQGVGSRADIMKEVIRREKEAGITPDPNIDTYMKAISVEGLERSMQTDYIMKIMGLDICADVLVGDAMRRGISGGEKKRLTTGEMIVGPSKVLFMDEISTGLDSSTTFQIVSCLQQLAHISESTILVSLLQPAPETYELFDDIILMAEGQIVYHGPKGYIMTFFESCGFKCPERKGSADFLQEVSSKKDQQQYWSRTEEGYNFVTVDQFRDKFKASQSGQNLAGELSKPYDESKGHKNALSFSIYSLSKCDLLKACFARELLLMKRNAFLYISKSIQLGLLAVITGTVFLRTRMGVDRIHANYYLGSLFYALLLLMVNGFPELAMAINRLPVFYKQRDDYFYPAWAYAIPSFILKIPVSLVESIAWTTISYYLIGYTPEASRFFCQLLVLFLIHTVTLSMFRCVASYCQTMVAGSVGGTMAFLATLLFGGFIIPRSFLPNWLKWGFWLSPLSYGEIGLTGNEFLSQRWLEIKVSGVALGRRILMDQGLDFSSYFYWISVGALLGFTLLFNVVFAIGLTIKKVPGTSRAIISRNKLTTFDGRDQDNNAENRMPKLQAATLAPNRTGRMALPFTPLIISFQDVNYYVDTPAEMREHGYMEKKLQLLHNITGAFQPGVLSALMGVTGAGKTTLLDVLAGRKTGGVIEGDIRIGGYPKIQQTFARISGYCEQTDVHSPQITVGESVAYSAWLRLPPEVDAKIRTEFVNEVLETIELDEIRDSLVGIPGVNGLSTEQRKRLTIAVELVSNPSIIFMDEPTSGLDARAAAIVMRAVKNVADTGRTVVCTIHQPSINIFEAFDELMLMKRGGELIYAGPVGHHSYEVIQYFQGQGHASEALEHTSSRYK; from the exons ATGAGCAAGGTGGAGATGGACGAGGAGGAGCGAggacaagatggcatagcagcggGTGATCCGGAGAAGAAGGCGTCGGCTGCGACTGCGAGCGGCAGGCTGCAgctgccgccgtcgtcgtcgtcgttgcgggAGGCgctctcctccgcctcctccttgtCCACGAGAGCGCAACACCACGACGAGGAGGTCGAGCTCAAGTGGGCGGCCATCGAGCGGCTGCCCACCTGGGACAGGCTCCACACCTCGCTCCCTCTCCATGCAAGTGCCAATGCTGACGGCGCTCGTCCGCTGGAGCCGGTGGACGTGCGCCGGCTGGGGGCGGCGGACCGGCGGGAGCTGGTGCACACTCTCATCTCCGACATCCATAAGGACAACCTCCGCCTGCTCCGGCACCAGCGCCGCAGGATGGACAGGGTCGGCGTGCGCCAGCCCACGGTCGAGGTGCGGTGGCGGAACCTGCGCGTCGACGCCGAGTGCCAGGTCGTCGATGGCAAGCCACTCCCCACGCTCCTCAACTCCGCCGTCTCCACGCTCTCG CTGCTCACCACCATGCTCGGCTTCAACCGTAACCAAGAAAGGATCCACATCCTCAAAGATGTTACCGGCATCCTCAAACCTTCCAG GATGACCCTTCTCCTTGGACCCCCAGGCTGTGGCAAAACCACCCTTTTGCTAGCACTTGCTGGAAAGCTCAACAAAAACCTCAAG GTAACAGGAGAAATTGACTACAATGGTGTCAAGCTGCAAGATTTTGTTCCAGAGAAGACAGCAGCTTACATTGGTCAGTACGATCTTCATGTCCCTGAGATGACTGTCAGGGAGACGCTCGACTTCTCTGCAAGATTCCAGGGCGTTGGCAGCAGAGCAG ATATCATGAAGGAAGTCATTAGAAGGGAGAAGGAGGCTGGGATCACCCCTGACCCCAACATAGATACGTACATGAAG GCAATATCCGTGGAAGGTTTAGAAAGAAGCATGCAAACAGACTACATTATGAAG ATAATGGGACTTGACATATGTGCTGATGTACTAGTTGGAGATGCCATGAGAAGAGGTATTTCAGGTGGTGAGAAGAAAAGACTAACCACAG GAGAGATGATAGTAGGACCATCAAAAGTGCTCTTCATGGATGAAATATCAACTGGGCTGGACAGCTCTACCACCTTCCAAATTGTTTCTTGTCTCCAACAGCTAGCTCATATATCAGAGTCTACCATACTGGTCTCACTCCTTCAACCAGCACCGGAGACTTACGAACtttttgatgatattatcttgatGGCTGAAGGACAAATCGTTTACCATGGCCCTAAGGGCTACATTATGACTTTCTTTGAATCATGTGGCTTTAAATGTCCCGAAAGAAAAGGGAGCGCTGACTTCCTTCAAGAG GTCTCGTCAAAAAAAGATCAGCAACAATACTGGAGCCGCACCGAAGAAGGATATAATTTTGTTACAGTTGATCAATTCCGTGATAAGTTCAAAGCATCACAAAGTGGTCAGAATCTTGCTGGGGAGCTTTCGAAGCCATATGACGAATCTAAAGGACATAAGAATGCCCTGTCCTTCAGTATCTACTCATTATCCAAGTGTGATCTACTCAAGGCATGTTTTGCACGGGAGCTCCTTCTTATGAAAAGGAATGCCTTCCTCTACATATCAAAGTCCATTCAG CTTGGATTACTTGCTGTTATTACTGGGACAGTATTTCTGCGCACACGTATGGGTGTTGACAGAATTCATGCTAACTATTACCTTGGTTCACTCTTCTATGCGCTCCTGCTGCTGATGGTGAATGGATTCCCTGAGCTGGCCATGGCAATTAACAGATTGCCGGTCTTCTACAAACAGAGAGACGACTACTTCTATCCTGCATGGGCTTATGCAATACCATCTTTTATCCTAAAGATTCCAGTCTCTTTAGTTGAGTCAATAGCTTGGACAACAATATCCTACTACCTGATTGGCTATACCCCAGAAGCATCCAG ATTTTTCTGTCAGCTcctcgtcctcttcctcatccacaCAGTAACATTATCAATGTTTCGATGTGTCGCCTCATACTGTCAAACAATGGTGGCTGGTTCAGTCGGTGGTACGATGGCATTTCTAGCCACCCTTCTGTTTGGGGGTTTCATAATCCCTCGCT CATTTCTGCCTAATTGGCTGAAGTGGGGATTTTGGCTTTCTCCATTGTCGTATGGTGAAATAGGCTTAACTGGAAATGAGTTTTTGTCACAAAGATGGTTGGAG ATCAAGGTATCTGGTGTAGCACTCGGAAGGAGGATCCTAATGGATCAAGGGCTAGACTTCTCCAGCTATTTTTACTGGATCTCAGTTGGAGCATTGCTTGGGTTTACTTTGTTGTTCAATGTAGTCTTTGCCATAGGTTTGACCATTAAAAAGG TTCCAGGAACTTCTCGAGCTATTATCTCTCGCAATAAGCTTACCACATTTGATGGAAGAGACCAAGATAACAATGCGGAAAATAGGATGCCTAAGTTACAAGCAGCGACTTTGGCACCTAATAGGACTG GGAGGATGGCATTGCCTTTCACGCCCCTTATAATATCATTCCAGGATGTCAACTACTATGTAGACACCCCTGCG GAAATGAGGGAGCACGGTTACATGGAAAAGAAACTACAGCTACTCCACAATATCACGGGAGCATTCCAGCCAGGGGTTCTCTCGGCACTCATGGGGGTTACTGGAGCGGGAAAAACAACACTCCTTGATGTTCTTGCTGGAAGGAAAACTGGCGGTGTTATTGAAGGGGATATAAGAATAGGAGGGTATCCTAAAATTCAGCAGACTTTTGCTAGGATATCAGGCTACTGTGAACAAACTGATGTCCATTCCCCACAAATCACAGTGGGTGAATCGGTTGCATATTCAGCCTGGTTACGCCTTCCACCAGAAGTTGATGCAAAAATAAGAACC GAATTTGTCAACGAAGTTCTTGAAACAATTGAGTTGGACGAAATTAGAGATTCTTTGGTCGGAATACCTGGGGTAAATGGGCTATCAACAGAGCAAAGGAAACGGCTCACGATTGCAGTCGAGCTCGTGTCTAACCCCTCAATCATATTTATGGACGAGCCAACGTCAGGCTTGGATGCAAGGGCCGCTGCTATTGTCATGCGTGCAGTGAAGAATGTTGCAGACACAGGCCGAACGGTTGTGTGCACCATTCACCAACCAAGTATCAATATATTTGAGGCATTTGATGAG